One stretch of Streptomyces sp. A2-16 DNA includes these proteins:
- a CDS encoding LacI family DNA-binding transcriptional regulator, whose product MTAQPASRVTIKDVAARAGVSKGAVSLAFNHKPGLSEATRDRIFRAARELGWAPNLTARTLAGSRVDVVGLAICRPARLLGLEPFYMEFVSGVESVLIERSCSLLLRLVRTVEEEVGLQESWWRGRQVGGSILVDFRADDPRVTAVERLRMPVVAVGHPTFTGSLTSVWTDDATAVTEAVRYLAALGHRRIARVGGAAALGHTATRTAAFDEAARGLRLSGAWQVTTDYSGEAGGRATRSLLAAPPADRPTAIVYDNDIMAVAGLSVAAEMGLSVPHDVSLLAWDDSQLCRLTHPTLSAMSHDVHGFGADAARTLFGVITGEGPGSHPVPIPVLTPRGSTAPPAM is encoded by the coding sequence ATGACAGCCCAGCCCGCCTCGCGCGTCACCATCAAGGACGTCGCCGCGCGCGCCGGGGTGTCCAAGGGGGCCGTGTCGCTCGCCTTCAACCACAAACCGGGGCTGTCCGAGGCGACCCGGGACCGGATCTTCCGGGCCGCGCGGGAGCTCGGCTGGGCACCGAACCTCACGGCACGGACGCTGGCCGGGTCGCGGGTGGACGTGGTGGGTCTCGCGATCTGCCGGCCGGCCCGGCTGCTGGGGCTCGAACCCTTCTACATGGAGTTCGTGTCGGGCGTGGAGAGCGTGCTGATCGAGCGGAGCTGCTCGCTGCTGCTGCGGCTCGTGCGCACGGTGGAGGAGGAGGTCGGGCTCCAGGAGTCCTGGTGGCGGGGACGGCAGGTCGGAGGGTCGATCCTGGTCGACTTCCGGGCGGACGACCCGCGCGTCACGGCGGTGGAGCGGCTTCGGATGCCGGTCGTGGCCGTGGGGCATCCGACGTTCACCGGCTCCCTCACCTCGGTGTGGACCGATGACGCCACCGCCGTGACGGAGGCCGTGCGGTATCTGGCGGCGCTGGGACATCGGCGGATCGCCCGGGTGGGGGGTGCGGCGGCGCTCGGGCACACGGCGACGCGGACGGCGGCGTTCGACGAGGCGGCGCGGGGGCTGCGGCTGTCGGGGGCCTGGCAGGTGACCACGGACTACTCGGGGGAGGCCGGGGGGCGGGCGACCCGGTCCCTGCTGGCCGCTCCGCCGGCGGACCGGCCGACGGCGATCGTCTACGACAACGACATCATGGCGGTGGCCGGTCTGTCGGTCGCCGCGGAGATGGGACTGAGCGTTCCGCACGACGTCTCGCTGCTCGCCTGGGACGACTCCCAGCTGTGCCGACTCACCCACCCCACGCTCTCCGCGATGAGCCATGACGTGCACGGATTCGGCGCCGACGCGGCCCGTACCCTGTTCGGAGTGATCACCGGGGAGGGGCCGGGATCGCACCCCGTGCCCATTCCGGTACTGACCCCACGGGGTTCCACGGCGCCTCCCGCGATGTGA
- a CDS encoding acetyl-CoA C-acyltransferase translates to MPRTVRDVVFVDGVRTPFGKAGPKGIYHETRADDLVVKAIRELLRRNPGLDPKKIDEVAIAATTQIGDQGLTIGRTAGILAGLPQSVPGYSIDRMCAGALTAVTTVAGSVAFGAYDIAVAGGVEHMGRHPMGEGVDPNPRFVSEKLVDESALFMGMTAENLHDRYPTITKQRADEYAVRSQEKAAKAYANGKIQADLVPISVRRTNPEAGETGWGLVTADEPMRPGTTLENLSGLKTPFRVHGRVTAGNAAGLNDGATASLIASEDFARENDLPVKMRLVSYSFAGVEPEVMGYGPIPATEKALAQAGLSISDIGLFEINEAFAVQVLAFLEHYGIADDDERVNQYGGAIAFGHPLASSGVRLMTQLARQFEEQPEVRYGLTTMCVGFGMGATVIWENPNHKDAGGSK, encoded by the coding sequence GTGCCTCGTACCGTCAGGGACGTCGTCTTCGTCGACGGCGTCCGCACCCCGTTCGGCAAGGCGGGCCCGAAGGGCATCTACCACGAGACCCGCGCCGACGACCTCGTCGTGAAGGCGATCCGGGAGCTGCTGCGCCGCAACCCGGGTCTGGACCCGAAGAAGATCGACGAGGTCGCCATCGCCGCGACCACGCAGATCGGTGACCAGGGCCTCACCATCGGCCGCACGGCGGGCATCCTCGCCGGTCTGCCGCAGTCGGTACCCGGTTACTCCATCGACCGCATGTGCGCGGGCGCGCTGACCGCCGTGACCACGGTCGCCGGTTCGGTCGCCTTCGGTGCCTACGACATCGCCGTCGCCGGTGGTGTCGAGCACATGGGCCGTCACCCCATGGGCGAGGGCGTGGACCCGAACCCGCGGTTCGTGAGCGAGAAGCTGGTCGACGAGTCCGCCCTGTTCATGGGCATGACCGCCGAGAACCTGCACGACCGGTACCCGACGATCACCAAGCAGCGCGCCGACGAGTACGCCGTGCGCTCCCAGGAGAAGGCCGCCAAGGCGTACGCCAACGGCAAGATCCAGGCCGACCTGGTCCCGATCTCGGTGCGCCGCACCAACCCGGAGGCCGGTGAGACCGGCTGGGGCCTGGTCACCGCCGACGAGCCGATGCGCCCGGGCACGACCCTGGAGAACCTCTCCGGTCTCAAGACCCCGTTCCGCGTCCACGGCCGGGTCACCGCCGGTAATGCGGCCGGTCTGAACGACGGCGCCACCGCCTCGCTGATCGCCTCCGAGGACTTCGCCCGCGAGAACGACCTGCCGGTGAAGATGCGCCTCGTCTCGTACTCCTTCGCGGGTGTCGAGCCGGAGGTCATGGGCTACGGCCCGATCCCGGCCACCGAGAAGGCCCTCGCCCAGGCGGGTCTGTCGATCTCCGACATCGGCCTGTTCGAGATCAACGAGGCCTTCGCCGTCCAGGTCCTGGCCTTCCTCGAGCACTACGGCATCGCGGACGACGACGAGCGCGTCAACCAGTACGGCGGCGCGATCGCCTTCGGTCACCCGCTGGCCTCCTCGGGTGTGCGTCTGATGACGCAGCTGGCCCGCCAGTTCGAGGAGCAGCCCGAGGTCCGCTACGGCCTGACCACCATGTGCGTCGGCTTCGGCATGGGCGCGACGGTCATCTGGGAGAACCCGAACCACAAGGACGCCGGAGGCAGCAAGTGA
- a CDS encoding 3-hydroxyacyl-CoA dehydrogenase NAD-binding domain-containing protein — protein MSTTELLKGAAELFPDEVVTQAHVRHLDLPFNAGRFALITLDNGFDHTKPTTFGPASLANLNTAIDQVEKEASAGEIVGVGITGKPFIFAVGADLKGVELLKEHKDALAIGKGGHEVFKRLAGIAVPTFAYYNGAAMGGGVEVGLHCTYRTVSAALPAFSLPEVFLGLVPGWGGCTLLPNLIGAEKAVSVIIENSLNQNKQLKGAQVYELGIADALFEGADFLEQSLLWTASVLKGEIVIERPAIDRGEAWDQAVAKGRFVADSKVHGAAPAAYRALDIIEAAKNGDLQQGYDAEDQALADLIMGGELRSGIYAFNLVQKRGKRPAGAPDKNLARPVTKVGVVGAGLMASQLALLFLRRLEVPVVLTDIDQERVDKGVGYVHAEIEKLLGKGRINQDKANRLKALVTGVLDKAEGFSDADFIIEAVFEEIGVKQQVFAEVEAVAPAHAILATNTSSLSVTEMASKLKNPERVVGFHFFNPVAILPLLEIVRGEQTDDASLATAFAVAKKLKKTAVLVKDAPAFVVNRILTRFMGEIQNVIDEGTPVAVAEKAVEPLGLPMSPLVLLELVGPAIGLHVSETLNRAFPDRFTVSPNLAAVVRAGKRGFYVYDSGKPELDPEVAALLKQGDVVLSEEQVRERVLDAVAQEIGLMLDEGVVAEAQDIDLCLITGAGWPFHLGGITPYLDREGVSERVNGKKFLAPGVASVPA, from the coding sequence GTGAGCACCACTGAGCTCTTGAAGGGTGCGGCCGAGCTGTTCCCGGACGAGGTAGTCACCCAGGCGCACGTACGCCACCTGGACCTGCCGTTCAACGCGGGGCGCTTCGCGCTCATCACGCTGGACAACGGCTTCGACCACACCAAGCCGACCACCTTCGGCCCGGCGTCCCTGGCGAACCTGAACACCGCCATCGACCAGGTCGAGAAGGAGGCCTCCGCCGGCGAGATCGTCGGTGTCGGCATCACCGGCAAGCCGTTCATCTTCGCGGTGGGCGCGGACCTCAAGGGCGTCGAGCTCCTCAAGGAGCACAAGGACGCGCTGGCCATCGGCAAGGGCGGCCACGAGGTCTTCAAGCGCCTCGCCGGCATCGCCGTGCCGACCTTCGCGTACTACAACGGCGCGGCGATGGGCGGTGGCGTCGAGGTCGGTCTGCACTGCACCTACCGCACGGTCTCCGCGGCCCTGCCCGCCTTCTCGCTCCCCGAGGTCTTCCTCGGTCTGGTCCCCGGCTGGGGCGGGTGCACGCTGCTGCCGAACCTGATCGGCGCCGAGAAGGCCGTCTCGGTCATCATCGAGAACTCGCTCAACCAGAACAAGCAGCTCAAGGGCGCGCAGGTCTACGAACTGGGCATCGCCGACGCGCTGTTCGAGGGCGCGGACTTCCTGGAGCAGTCCCTGCTGTGGACGGCGTCCGTCCTCAAGGGCGAGATCGTCATCGAGCGTCCGGCGATCGACCGCGGTGAGGCCTGGGACCAGGCCGTCGCCAAGGGCCGCTTCGTCGCGGACTCCAAGGTGCACGGCGCCGCTCCGGCCGCCTACCGCGCCCTGGACATCATCGAGGCCGCCAAGAACGGCGACCTGCAGCAGGGCTACGACGCCGAGGACCAGGCCCTCGCCGACCTGATCATGGGTGGCGAACTGCGCTCCGGCATCTACGCCTTCAACCTGGTGCAGAAGCGCGGCAAGCGTCCCGCCGGTGCCCCGGACAAGAACCTGGCCCGCCCGGTCACCAAGGTCGGTGTCGTCGGCGCCGGTCTGATGGCCTCCCAGCTCGCGCTGCTCTTCCTGCGCCGCCTGGAGGTGCCGGTCGTGCTGACCGACATCGACCAGGAGCGCGTCGACAAGGGTGTGGGCTACGTCCACGCCGAGATCGAGAAGCTGCTCGGCAAGGGCCGTATCAACCAGGACAAGGCCAACCGCCTCAAGGCCCTGGTCACCGGTGTGCTGGACAAGGCGGAGGGCTTCTCCGACGCCGACTTCATCATCGAGGCCGTCTTCGAGGAGATCGGCGTCAAGCAGCAGGTGTTCGCGGAGGTCGAGGCGGTCGCCCCGGCGCACGCGATCCTCGCCACCAACACCTCCTCGCTGTCGGTCACCGAGATGGCGTCGAAGCTCAAGAACCCCGAGCGGGTCGTGGGCTTCCACTTCTTCAACCCGGTCGCGATCCTCCCGCTCCTCGAGATCGTCCGCGGCGAGCAGACCGACGACGCCTCGCTGGCGACCGCCTTCGCGGTGGCCAAGAAGCTGAAGAAGACCGCGGTACTGGTCAAGGACGCCCCGGCGTTCGTCGTGAACCGCATCCTCACCCGCTTCATGGGCGAGATCCAGAACGTCATCGACGAGGGCACCCCGGTCGCGGTCGCCGAGAAGGCCGTCGAGCCCCTCGGTCTGCCGATGTCCCCGCTGGTGCTCCTGGAGCTGGTCGGTCCCGCGATCGGTCTGCACGTCTCGGAGACCCTCAACCGGGCCTTCCCGGACCGCTTCACGGTCTCCCCGAACCTCGCGGCCGTCGTCAGGGCGGGCAAGCGCGGCTTCTACGTCTACGACTCCGGCAAGCCGGAGCTGGACCCGGAGGTCGCCGCGCTGCTGAAGCAGGGCGATGTCGTCCTGTCCGAGGAGCAGGTCCGCGAGCGCGTCCTGGACGCCGTCGCCCAGGAGATCGGGCTCATGCTCGACGAGGGCGTCGTCGCCGAGGCCCAGGACATCGACCTCTGCCTGATCACGGGCGCCGGCTGGCCCTTCCACCTGGGCGGCATCACGCCGTACCTGGACCGCGAGGGTGTCTCGGAGCGCGTGAACGGCAAGAAGTTCCTGGCGCCGGGTGTGGCGTCGGTTCCCGCGTAA
- a CDS encoding sugar ABC transporter permease, with product MTDITEKAAVEVSTAAPVPAPAPRRTRAWRGVTPWLFLIAPLALLVTFTYAPIVNMLAYSFTDWDGVSPVLHYTGAENYREVFTRPDLFEVFWVSGYYLAASAVQIVLALYFATVLSFDVRFRNFFKGVLFFPYLINGVAIGFVFLYFFQDGGTLDSVLSLFGVHTDHAWLGTPVSANTSLAGVSVWRYLGLNFVLFLGAIQSIPGELYEAAELDGANRWHQFRHIIAPGIKPVLTLTVILSISGSLSVFEIPYIMTGGATGTETFVIQTVNLAFRFNKTGLASAAAVVLLLIILLVTWVQRRLVPDDKVDLV from the coding sequence ATGACGGACATCACCGAGAAGGCGGCCGTGGAGGTGAGCACGGCCGCCCCCGTCCCGGCACCCGCCCCGCGCCGGACCCGTGCGTGGCGGGGCGTCACCCCCTGGCTGTTCCTGATCGCCCCGCTCGCCCTGCTGGTCACCTTCACGTACGCGCCGATCGTCAACATGCTCGCCTACAGCTTCACCGACTGGGACGGTGTCAGCCCCGTGCTGCACTACACCGGCGCCGAGAACTACCGGGAGGTCTTCACCCGCCCGGATCTCTTCGAGGTCTTCTGGGTGAGCGGCTACTACCTCGCCGCGTCGGCGGTCCAGATCGTCCTCGCGCTCTACTTCGCGACGGTCCTGAGCTTCGACGTCCGTTTCCGGAACTTCTTCAAGGGCGTGCTGTTCTTCCCGTACCTGATCAACGGGGTCGCGATCGGCTTCGTGTTCCTCTACTTCTTCCAGGACGGCGGCACCCTCGACTCGGTGCTGAGCCTGTTCGGGGTGCACACCGACCACGCCTGGCTCGGCACCCCGGTCTCCGCGAACACCTCGCTGGCCGGCGTCTCGGTCTGGCGCTACCTGGGCCTGAACTTCGTCCTCTTCCTGGGCGCGATCCAGTCCATCCCGGGGGAGCTGTACGAGGCGGCGGAGCTGGACGGCGCGAACCGCTGGCACCAGTTCCGGCACATCATCGCGCCGGGCATCAAACCGGTCCTGACCCTGACGGTGATCCTCTCGATCTCCGGCTCGCTCTCGGTCTTCGAGATCCCGTACATCATGACCGGCGGCGCGACCGGCACCGAGACCTTCGTGATCCAGACGGTCAACCTGGCCTTCCGCTTCAACAAGACGGGCCTGGCCTCGGCCGCCGCCGTCGTTCTCCTGCTGATCATCCTGCTGGTGACCTGGGTGCAGCGGCGCCTGGTCCCCGACGACAAGGTGGACCTCGTATGA
- a CDS encoding ABC transporter substrate-binding protein yields MNRRTVLSLAVAMSAALLLPGCTGTGGSSKGADAKAADDPSKVSGTIKVLTVRTDLVQDGTMKKYAAEFNKTYPKVKVEFEALTNYEAEVKIRMNTENYGDVLLIPAVIKKADYPRFFASLGTAAERGKKYRFTDYTTVGGKVYGQSPIGVAPGFVYNKRIWKEAGVTDWPTTPAEFIADLKAIKAKTDAIPYYTNFAAGWTLTSWTYVDGAVHCDPQATTELAEGDPWAKGADLRVGDTLLHDIVKAGLVEKDPTTSNWEESKPRTAKGEIATQWLGTWAIVQFQDAARKAGVNPDDIGFMPFPSQTDGRFCATVAPDYNQAVNVHSKYKEAARAWIDWFTDKSTYGQDNLAVSPLKNAPMPEVLAPYEEQGVKLIEVDDAQGARVKQIDSDSEVGIYAPEYRQNLVDLARGARKGSLDGFLGDLSKRWTDAQKNLGS; encoded by the coding sequence ATGAACCGCCGTACAGTCCTGTCCCTGGCCGTGGCCATGAGTGCCGCCCTGCTGCTGCCGGGTTGCACCGGCACCGGAGGATCCTCGAAGGGCGCCGACGCGAAGGCTGCTGACGACCCGTCGAAGGTCTCCGGAACCATCAAGGTCCTCACCGTCCGCACCGACCTCGTGCAGGACGGCACGATGAAGAAGTACGCCGCCGAGTTCAACAAGACGTACCCCAAGGTCAAGGTGGAGTTCGAGGCCCTCACGAACTACGAGGCCGAGGTCAAGATCCGGATGAACACCGAGAACTACGGTGACGTCCTGCTGATCCCCGCGGTCATCAAGAAGGCCGACTACCCGAGGTTCTTCGCCTCGCTGGGCACCGCGGCCGAGCGCGGCAAGAAGTACCGCTTCACCGACTACACCACCGTCGGCGGCAAGGTCTACGGGCAGAGCCCGATCGGCGTGGCCCCCGGGTTCGTCTACAACAAGCGGATCTGGAAGGAGGCCGGGGTCACCGACTGGCCCACCACTCCGGCCGAGTTCATCGCCGACCTCAAGGCCATCAAGGCCAAGACCGACGCGATCCCGTACTACACCAACTTCGCGGCCGGCTGGACGCTCACCTCGTGGACGTACGTCGACGGCGCCGTCCACTGCGATCCGCAGGCCACCACCGAGCTCGCCGAGGGCGACCCGTGGGCGAAGGGCGCCGACCTGCGCGTCGGCGACACCCTGCTCCACGACATCGTCAAGGCGGGCCTGGTCGAGAAGGACCCCACGACCAGCAACTGGGAGGAGTCCAAGCCCCGTACCGCCAAGGGTGAGATCGCCACCCAGTGGCTCGGCACCTGGGCGATCGTGCAGTTCCAGGACGCCGCCAGGAAGGCCGGCGTGAACCCCGACGACATCGGGTTCATGCCCTTCCCGTCCCAGACGGACGGCAGGTTCTGCGCGACCGTCGCCCCGGACTACAACCAGGCCGTCAACGTCCACTCGAAGTACAAGGAGGCCGCCCGCGCCTGGATCGACTGGTTCACCGACAAGTCCACGTACGGGCAGGACAACCTCGCCGTCTCACCGCTGAAGAACGCCCCCATGCCCGAGGTCCTGGCGCCGTACGAGGAGCAGGGCGTGAAGCTCATCGAGGTCGACGACGCACAGGGCGCCCGGGTCAAGCAGATCGACAGCGACTCGGAGGTGGGCATCTACGCCCCCGAGTACCGCCAGAACCTCGTCGACCTCGCCCGCGGGGCCCGCAAGGGCAGCCTCGACGGCTTCCTCGGCGACCTGAGCAAGCGCTGGACCGACGCCCAGAAGAACCTGGGGTCCTGA
- a CDS encoding glycoside hydrolase family 2 protein, translating into MLQATPLTEGWILRHEGEALPAAVPGCVHTDLLAAGVIPDPFLGLGETEVAWVGRREWTYERDLAPVNGHEQTDLVFDGLDTAAEILLDGRLLGRTRNMHRSHRFDVTGMAGRLSVRFASAYAEAEAVRGKLGERPAAYAEPYQYIRKMACSFGWDWGPTLVTAGIWRPVRLERWSTARIARVRPLVSVQEGTGVVELAVDVERARVEAPLTVEAVVGGVRARAAIVKTSGTVRLEVPDARLWWPRGYGEQPLYEVELTLLHEDGPLDVWRRRIGFRTVELDRSADEHGTGFTFVLNGERLFARGVNWIPDDVFPSRITRERYRERLGQAAGAGVDLVRIWGGGIYESEDFYDACDELGLLVWQDFPFACAAYPEEQPLRGEVEAEARENVVRLMPHPSLVLWNGNNENLWGFRDWGWEARLAGDSWGEGYYLGVLPRVVAELDPTRPYTAGSPWSGSWEHHPNDPAHGTHHSWEVWNRLDYAEYRSEVPRFVAEFGWQAPPAHATLARALPGEVLAADSPGVLAHQKADDGNGKLRRGLERHFPFPEGDFDRWHYLMQVNQARAVAAGIEHWRAHWPVCAGTVVWQLNDCWPVTSWAAVDGDGREKPLYHELRRLYADRLLTVQERARGLALAAVNQAGEPWTGVLRLRRMSVEGVLIGEAEVGFATERRAVGRVDVPRELEPAGPKEFLVVDADGLRALHFPSPDREIPYPRTEFDVSVAPGSVTVTARTLVRDLLLQADRLQPEARADRGLVTLLPGERVTIGVRGWETPDADLARSALYCLESGR; encoded by the coding sequence ATGCTTCAGGCGACACCGCTCACCGAGGGATGGATCCTGCGGCACGAGGGTGAGGCGCTGCCGGCCGCCGTGCCGGGCTGTGTGCACACCGACCTGCTGGCGGCCGGGGTGATCCCGGATCCGTTTCTCGGCCTGGGCGAGACCGAGGTCGCGTGGGTGGGGCGCCGGGAGTGGACCTACGAGAGGGACCTCGCGCCCGTGAACGGGCACGAGCAGACCGACCTCGTCTTCGACGGTCTCGACACCGCGGCCGAGATCCTGCTGGACGGCCGACTCCTGGGCCGCACAAGGAACATGCACCGCTCCCACCGCTTCGACGTGACCGGCATGGCGGGGCGGCTGAGCGTGCGGTTCGCCTCCGCGTACGCCGAGGCCGAAGCCGTGCGCGGGAAGCTGGGCGAGCGGCCCGCCGCCTATGCCGAGCCCTATCAGTACATCCGCAAGATGGCCTGCTCGTTCGGCTGGGACTGGGGGCCCACGCTGGTGACGGCCGGGATCTGGCGGCCGGTGCGGCTGGAGCGCTGGTCGACGGCCCGGATCGCCCGGGTGCGGCCGCTGGTGAGCGTCCAGGAGGGCACGGGGGTCGTCGAGTTGGCCGTCGACGTCGAGCGGGCCCGGGTCGAGGCGCCCCTGACCGTCGAGGCCGTGGTGGGCGGGGTGCGGGCACGCGCGGCGATCGTGAAGACCTCGGGGACAGTACGGCTCGAGGTCCCGGACGCGCGGCTGTGGTGGCCGCGCGGATACGGCGAACAGCCCTTGTACGAGGTCGAGTTGACGCTGCTGCACGAGGACGGGCCGCTGGACGTGTGGCGGCGCCGGATCGGCTTCCGGACCGTCGAGCTGGACCGGTCCGCCGACGAGCACGGCACCGGGTTCACGTTCGTCCTGAACGGCGAGCGGCTGTTCGCGCGCGGCGTGAACTGGATCCCGGACGACGTGTTCCCCTCCCGGATCACCCGTGAGCGGTACCGGGAGCGGCTCGGGCAGGCGGCCGGGGCGGGCGTCGATCTCGTACGGATCTGGGGCGGGGGGATCTACGAGAGCGAGGACTTCTACGACGCCTGCGACGAGTTGGGGCTGCTGGTCTGGCAGGACTTCCCGTTCGCCTGCGCGGCCTATCCGGAGGAGCAGCCGCTCAGGGGCGAGGTGGAGGCGGAGGCGCGGGAGAACGTCGTACGGCTGATGCCGCATCCCTCGCTGGTGCTGTGGAACGGCAACAACGAGAACCTGTGGGGCTTCCGGGACTGGGGCTGGGAGGCGCGGCTGGCCGGGGACTCCTGGGGCGAGGGGTACTACCTGGGTGTACTGCCGCGTGTGGTGGCCGAGTTGGATCCGACACGGCCGTACACGGCGGGCAGTCCCTGGTCGGGTTCGTGGGAGCACCATCCGAACGACCCCGCGCACGGGACGCACCACTCGTGGGAGGTGTGGAACCGACTCGACTACGCCGAGTACCGCAGTGAAGTGCCGCGCTTCGTGGCCGAGTTCGGCTGGCAGGCACCGCCCGCCCACGCCACGCTGGCGCGTGCGCTGCCCGGGGAGGTGCTCGCGGCGGACTCGCCGGGCGTACTGGCCCACCAGAAGGCCGATGACGGGAACGGGAAGCTGCGTCGGGGGCTGGAGCGGCACTTCCCGTTCCCCGAGGGGGACTTCGACCGCTGGCACTACCTCATGCAGGTCAACCAGGCGCGGGCCGTGGCCGCCGGGATCGAGCACTGGCGCGCGCACTGGCCGGTGTGCGCGGGGACGGTGGTGTGGCAGCTCAACGACTGCTGGCCGGTGACGAGTTGGGCGGCGGTGGACGGGGACGGCCGGGAGAAGCCGCTGTACCACGAGCTGCGGCGGCTGTACGCGGACCGGTTGCTGACGGTCCAGGAGCGGGCACGGGGACTGGCGTTGGCGGCGGTCAACCAGGCGGGCGAGCCGTGGACGGGCGTGCTGCGGCTGCGGCGGATGTCGGTGGAGGGGGTGCTGATCGGCGAGGCCGAGGTGGGGTTCGCCACCGAGAGGCGTGCGGTGGGCCGTGTCGACGTACCGAGGGAGCTGGAGCCGGCCGGACCGAAGGAGTTCCTCGTGGTGGACGCCGACGGGCTGCGGGCCCTGCACTTTCCCTCCCCCGACCGTGAAATCCCTTACCCCCGAACCGAGTTCGACGTGTCCGTGGCGCCGGGTTCGGTCACTGTGACGGCGCGAACCCTCGTACGGGACCTGCTGCTCCAGGCGGACCGGTTGCAGCCGGAGGCGCGCGCCGACCGGGGGCTCGTCACCTTGCTGCCCGGGGAGCGGGTCACGATCGGTGTACGGGGCTGGGAGACTCCTGACGCGGACCTCGCCCGGTCCGCCCTGTACTGCCTGGAGTCCGGTCGATGA
- a CDS encoding carbohydrate ABC transporter permease codes for MTRRTLTRALVHLSLIAATVVVLLPLVVVVLTSLKSEREMADTSGALELPHDLLNFHNYAAAFRDGEMLSAFTNTAIILLISVGGTVLIGSMTAYAIDRFTFRFKKLVVALFLTAALVPGVTTQVATFQIVNSFGMFDSLWAPIVLYMGTDIVSIYIFLQFVRSIPISLDESARLDGANAFTIYRRIIFPLLKPATATVVIVKGITVYNDFYIPFLYMPSEDLGVISTSLFRFKGPYAAHWEVISAGAVLVILPTLIVFLSLQRFIYNGFMRGATR; via the coding sequence ATGACCCGCCGTACTCTCACCCGCGCCCTGGTCCACCTGTCCCTGATCGCCGCGACGGTGGTCGTCCTGCTCCCGCTCGTGGTGGTCGTCCTGACCTCCCTCAAGTCGGAGCGGGAGATGGCCGACACGAGCGGCGCCCTCGAACTCCCGCACGACCTGCTGAACTTCCACAACTACGCGGCGGCGTTCCGGGACGGCGAGATGCTCTCCGCCTTCACCAACACGGCGATCATCCTGCTGATCTCGGTCGGCGGCACGGTCCTCATCGGCTCGATGACGGCCTACGCCATCGACCGCTTCACCTTCCGCTTCAAGAAGCTGGTGGTGGCCCTGTTCCTGACGGCGGCCCTGGTCCCCGGTGTCACCACCCAGGTGGCGACGTTCCAGATCGTCAACAGCTTCGGCATGTTCGACTCTCTGTGGGCCCCGATCGTCCTCTACATGGGCACGGACATCGTCTCGATCTACATCTTCCTGCAGTTCGTCCGCTCGATCCCGATCTCCCTGGACGAGTCGGCACGCCTGGACGGAGCCAACGCCTTCACGATCTACCGCAGGATCATCTTCCCGCTGCTGAAGCCGGCGACGGCGACCGTGGTGATCGTGAAGGGCATCACCGTCTACAACGACTTCTACATCCCCTTCCTCTACATGCCCTCGGAAGATCTTGGCGTGATCTCGACGTCGTTGTTCCGCTTCAAGGGCCCCTACGCGGCCCACTGGGAGGTGATCTCGGCGGGAGCGGTCCTGGTCATACTCCCGACGCTGATCGTCTTCCTGTCCTTGCAGCGCTTCATCTACAACGGCTTCATGAGGGGCGCGACCAGATGA